From the genome of Argonema galeatum A003/A1, one region includes:
- a CDS encoding Calx-beta domain-containing protein: protein MANITGTIGNDFLPGTAEADSILGFAGNDTLLGRGGEDTINGNEGNDSLQGDEQNDYLRGGKDNDFLSGNDANDTLFGDLGNDTLLGNDRRDLLFGGDGNDVLNGNEGNDTLFGEEGQDYLRGGMENDLLYGDLGNDTLYGDFGNDTILGDENDDEINGNEGEDVLNGNEGNDTVRGGIDNDTVRGGMDNDELYGDLGNDTVFGDQGNDSVFGGDETDLLFGNEGNDALNGNMGNDTAFGGQGNDTIRGGMNNDSLLGDEGNDTLYGDLGDDSLFGGLDNDLLYGDQGQESNLGANGNDVLLGNQGNDSIFGSSGNDQLFGNENDDILNGNDGQDTVFGGMGDDLLRGGKGNDSLFGDRGRDTIFGDIGADTLTGDSGGEINTDVFVVGRGTGGPARSDADIVTDFQVCIDLISLTGGVSYADLNIAQGTGADVANTIITDKTTGEFLAVLQNTNSDSIDGAAFIPRGPERVSIAVTNPTTIESTPATAPGLFTVSVPCDVDEDLKVNYTVSGIAINGTDYQTLSGSVTIAAGAKSANIPVTAIADTLVEPNETVIATLTSGTGYDIAAAKNTGTVTILDSTTATTVNLFASDPLASEVGPDNGQFTFFRTGDTSQALTVNYTLSPLSTATNVTDYTANPVLTTSTITIPAGSATATINITPKTDSVIEGNETIDLFLGSGTGYTTGPANAATVIIQDPPIVSRPTVGVTAPDSTTTEGGSTPGTFQFSRTGGDITQPVTITYTISGTATPSGTGTPSVVDYSGLSGTVGTVTIPAGSSVSSLINITATGDGTNEPTETVTVTISNNSAYFVGSQSSATLGILDNINTALTPMLPVGVQAVRRYNSGGAFQSSHADITTAVAAATDNDIIVATAGNYTESVTINRPLTIRGPNAGLSPSSGSGVTPAIVTGTPTAPVFTINSGLSGVTIEGLTIEGKAIAQNLIQYTSSTGNPNIVIRQNQFIGTGPNGGGVIRVDFEGAASSSATITDNLIRDIVSGTVTSAIQAFRINTISIADNTISNLTGPGIAADSITNASSVINNNSVSNVRQQGIQLAGGSATIANNDITNVNSNNGPDDGGIRLRNSGFGGNLVSANVFGNTITNSFNGVSIRNGAAITGTVTINNNNLIGNLNAGLYHGGTGAIDAKNNWWDDPTGPSYGTIGRNAINGTGGTIANVTANPFATEPF from the coding sequence ATGGCGAATATCACCGGAACAATTGGGAATGATTTTCTTCCTGGCACAGCAGAAGCAGATTCCATCCTCGGTTTCGCAGGCAATGACACCCTGCTGGGTCGAGGGGGAGAGGACACTATAAACGGCAACGAAGGCAACGATAGTCTTCAGGGCGACGAGCAAAATGACTACCTGCGGGGTGGCAAAGACAACGACTTTCTGTCCGGCAACGACGCCAACGATACCCTTTTTGGCGATCTCGGCAACGACACCCTGTTAGGCAACGACCGGAGAGACCTTCTGTTTGGCGGCGATGGTAATGACGTTCTCAACGGTAACGAGGGCAACGATACCCTTTTTGGCGAAGAAGGCCAGGACTACCTGCGGGGCGGCATGGAGAACGACCTGCTTTACGGCGACTTGGGCAACGACACTCTCTACGGTGACTTCGGCAACGACACCATTCTGGGCGACGAAAACGATGACGAAATTAATGGTAACGAAGGAGAGGACGTCCTCAACGGCAACGAGGGCAACGATACAGTCCGGGGCGGCATAGACAACGATACAGTCCGGGGCGGCATGGACAATGACGAATTGTATGGCGACCTGGGCAACGACACGGTTTTTGGCGACCAAGGTAACGATTCGGTGTTTGGCGGCGACGAGACAGACCTGTTGTTTGGCAACGAAGGTAATGATGCCCTCAACGGCAACATGGGCAATGATACGGCCTTTGGCGGACAAGGAAACGATACCATTCGCGGTGGAATGAATAATGACTCCCTGTTAGGCGATGAGGGCAATGACACCCTGTACGGCGACCTGGGGGACGACTCTCTCTTTGGGGGTTTAGATAACGATTTACTTTACGGCGACCAGGGTCAAGAATCTAATTTGGGCGCGAATGGTAACGACGTATTGCTGGGTAACCAAGGCAATGACAGCATTTTCGGCTCAAGTGGTAATGACCAGCTCTTCGGGAACGAAAACGACGACATTCTCAACGGCAACGATGGCCAGGATACAGTTTTCGGGGGGATGGGGGATGACTTGTTGCGGGGAGGCAAGGGAAATGACTCCCTGTTTGGCGATCGCGGACGCGATACAATATTCGGCGATATCGGTGCCGATACCCTCACCGGCGATAGCGGTGGCGAAATTAATACCGATGTCTTCGTTGTCGGTCGGGGAACGGGTGGCCCGGCCCGATCGGATGCCGACATTGTTACCGACTTTCAAGTTTGTATAGATTTAATTTCATTAACAGGTGGTGTTAGTTACGCCGATTTAAATATCGCACAAGGCACCGGGGCTGATGTTGCTAACACTATCATTACGGACAAGACGACAGGCGAGTTTTTGGCCGTCTTGCAGAATACTAACAGCGACTCAATAGACGGTGCCGCTTTCATCCCCAGGGGTCCAGAAAGAGTCAGTATCGCCGTCACAAACCCGACCACGATCGAGTCTACACCAGCCACAGCACCAGGTCTATTTACGGTTTCCGTACCGTGCGATGTCGATGAAGACCTCAAGGTAAACTACACCGTTTCCGGAATCGCTATTAACGGTACCGATTACCAAACTCTAAGCGGTAGCGTCACGATCGCAGCTGGTGCAAAAAGCGCCAATATTCCCGTCACAGCTATTGCGGATACACTCGTTGAACCTAATGAAACGGTAATAGCGACTCTGACTTCCGGTACAGGTTACGACATCGCTGCCGCCAAGAATACTGGCACCGTCACCATTTTAGATTCCACCACTGCCACCACAGTCAATCTTTTTGCTAGCGACCCTCTGGCATCAGAAGTCGGCCCAGATAACGGTCAATTTACGTTTTTTCGCACGGGAGATACTTCCCAGGCACTAACGGTTAATTACACCCTGTCGCCTCTGAGTACCGCCACTAACGTCACGGACTACACTGCTAATCCCGTCCTTACAACTAGCACCATTACTATTCCAGCCGGTTCGGCTACAGCTACCATCAACATTACTCCCAAGACCGACAGTGTAATTGAGGGCAATGAAACTATAGACCTGTTCTTGGGTAGCGGTACTGGATACACTACTGGCCCTGCTAACGCTGCTACGGTGATAATTCAAGATCCTCCCATAGTATCAAGACCAACTGTCGGTGTTACCGCGCCTGACTCGACCACTACGGAAGGTGGTAGTACTCCCGGTACATTTCAGTTCTCGCGTACTGGCGGCGATATTACCCAGCCAGTTACGATTACATACACTATCAGCGGTACGGCCACACCCAGCGGTACGGGCACTCCAAGCGTTGTTGACTACTCAGGATTGAGCGGTACTGTCGGTACTGTCACCATCCCCGCCGGTAGCAGCGTTTCTTCTTTGATTAACATCACTGCAACTGGTGACGGAACTAATGAACCGACTGAAACGGTGACCGTAACTATATCTAATAATTCTGCCTATTTTGTCGGTTCGCAGAGTTCAGCAACGCTGGGCATTCTAGACAACATAAATACTGCTTTGACTCCCATGCTTCCTGTTGGCGTTCAGGCAGTCCGGCGTTATAACTCCGGTGGAGCCTTCCAGAGCAGTCACGCCGATATCACCACTGCGGTGGCTGCCGCTACAGATAACGACATCATCGTTGCCACAGCTGGAAACTATACCGAATCCGTGACGATCAACAGACCGTTGACGATTCGCGGCCCAAATGCAGGTCTTAGCCCCTCTTCTGGTTCGGGAGTTACCCCAGCTATTGTCACAGGTACACCTACTGCCCCGGTTTTCACCATCAATTCTGGTCTCAGTGGCGTCACAATTGAAGGTTTAACGATTGAAGGCAAAGCCATCGCCCAAAATCTCATCCAATACACAAGCTCTACCGGCAATCCGAATATCGTCATTCGTCAAAATCAGTTTATTGGTACTGGCCCCAATGGCGGGGGAGTTATTCGCGTGGACTTCGAGGGTGCGGCAAGTTCATCGGCAACTATTACAGATAACTTAATCCGCGACATTGTAAGTGGCACTGTCACCAGCGCGATCCAGGCATTTCGGATTAATACAATTTCGATCGCAGATAACACGATCTCCAATCTAACTGGCCCCGGCATAGCTGCTGATTCAATTACCAATGCTAGTAGCGTTATCAATAACAACAGTGTCAGCAATGTACGACAGCAAGGGATTCAGCTAGCTGGTGGTAGCGCGACGATCGCTAACAACGATATCACTAACGTCAATTCAAATAACGGTCCAGACGACGGTGGTATCCGACTGCGGAATTCTGGTTTCGGTGGCAACCTGGTAAGTGCCAACGTCTTCGGTAATACGATCACCAACTCGTTCAACGGTGTCTCGATCCGTAACGGTGCAGCCATCACCGGCACAGTCACAATCAATAACAACAACCTGATCGGCAACTTAAATGCCGGTTTATACCACGGTGGGACTGGCGCAATTGATGCCAAAAATAACTGGTGGGACGATCCCACAGGGCCGAGCTATGGAACCATAGGCCGAAACGCTATTAATGGCACTGGTGGTACCATAGCCAACGTCACGGCCAACCCATTTGCTACCGAGCCCTTCTAA
- the def gene encoding peptide deformylase, protein MTSEVLVEKKKLEKPPLEIHTLGDRVLRQPAKRIAKIDSEIRDLVREMLQTMYSADGVGLAAPQVAVLKQLIVIDCEPDNPANPPVVLINPTIKRFTRDLCVVQEGCLSIPKVYLDVKRPEGIEVAYKDEYGRPQTLMATGLLSRAIQHEMDHLTGVLFVDRVENRLALTQELNKYGFSPQAVKPVP, encoded by the coding sequence ATGACATCTGAGGTTTTAGTCGAAAAGAAAAAGTTGGAAAAACCGCCCTTGGAGATTCATACCTTGGGCGATCGCGTTTTGCGCCAACCGGCAAAGCGGATCGCCAAGATAGACTCCGAAATCCGGGATCTCGTGCGGGAAATGCTGCAAACCATGTACAGCGCCGATGGGGTCGGTTTGGCTGCACCTCAGGTGGCTGTTCTAAAACAATTGATTGTGATAGACTGCGAACCAGATAACCCAGCTAATCCACCAGTGGTTTTAATTAACCCAACAATCAAGCGTTTCACCCGCGACTTGTGTGTAGTTCAAGAAGGTTGTCTGAGCATTCCCAAGGTTTACCTTGATGTCAAGCGACCAGAGGGTATTGAAGTAGCTTACAAAGACGAATACGGTCGCCCTCAAACCCTGATGGCTACTGGGTTGCTATCTCGCGCTATTCAGCACGAAATGGATCATCTCACTGGAGTGCTGTTCGTAGACCGCGTGGAAAACCGTTTAGCTCTAACACAAGAGCTAAATAAATACGGATTTTCTCCCCAGGCCGTCAAACCAGTCCCATAA